Proteins encoded together in one Heliomicrobium undosum window:
- a CDS encoding LL-diaminopimelate aminotransferase — MALVNENYLKLPGSYLFSEIARRVNQFKKDNPEADIIRLGIGDVTRPLVPAVVEAMKKAVDEMGRAETFRGYGPEQGYDFLIQQIIENDYKPRGIDLGMDEVFVSDGSKCDTANFQEILGLGNIIAVTDPVYPVYVDSNVMAGRSGVFNEKGQFDDIVYLPCTEANGMKPELPKTRVDMIYLCFPNNPTGMTMTKEELKQWVDYARENKSIILYDAAYEAFIQEAHIPRSIYEIEGAREVAVEFRSFSKTAGFTGNRCAFTVVPKEVMAYDREGKAYSLNGLWLRRQTTKFNGVSYPVQAAAAAIYTEAGKEQVKETIQYYMENARIIREGLVEAGYKVFGGVNAPYIWLKTPDNMSSWDFFDKLISVANVVGTPGAGFGASGEGYFRLTAFGTRENTVKALERIRTRM, encoded by the coding sequence ATGGCGTTGGTGAACGAGAATTACCTGAAGCTTCCCGGAAGCTATCTGTTTTCCGAGATCGCCCGGCGGGTCAACCAGTTCAAAAAGGACAACCCCGAGGCCGACATCATCCGGCTCGGCATCGGCGATGTGACCCGGCCCCTCGTGCCGGCCGTCGTCGAGGCGATGAAAAAAGCCGTCGATGAGATGGGCCGCGCCGAGACCTTCCGCGGCTACGGCCCTGAGCAGGGCTATGACTTCCTCATCCAGCAGATCATCGAGAACGACTACAAGCCCCGCGGCATCGACCTTGGCATGGACGAGGTCTTTGTCAGCGACGGTTCCAAGTGTGATACGGCCAATTTCCAGGAGATCCTGGGCCTGGGCAACATCATCGCTGTGACCGACCCCGTTTACCCCGTCTATGTGGATAGCAACGTCATGGCCGGCCGCTCCGGCGTTTTCAACGAAAAGGGCCAGTTCGACGACATCGTGTACCTGCCCTGCACCGAGGCCAACGGCATGAAGCCGGAGCTGCCGAAGACGCGGGTCGACATGATCTACCTCTGCTTCCCCAACAACCCCACCGGCATGACCATGACGAAAGAGGAACTGAAGCAGTGGGTCGACTACGCCCGGGAAAACAAGTCCATCATTCTCTATGACGCCGCCTATGAGGCCTTCATCCAAGAAGCGCACATCCCCCGCAGCATCTATGAGATCGAAGGCGCCCGCGAGGTGGCTGTCGAATTCCGCAGCTTCTCCAAGACGGCCGGCTTCACCGGCAACCGTTGCGCCTTCACCGTGGTGCCCAAAGAGGTCATGGCGTATGACCGCGAAGGCAAAGCCTACAGCCTGAACGGGCTCTGGCTGCGCCGGCAGACGACCAAGTTCAACGGCGTCTCCTACCCGGTCCAGGCGGCTGCGGCGGCCATCTATACCGAAGCCGGCAAAGAGCAGGTCAAGGAGACCATCCAGTACTACATGGAAAACGCCCGCATCATCCGCGAAGGCCTCGTCGAAGCCGGCTACAAGGTCTTCGGCGGCGTCAACGCCCCCTATATCTGGCTGAAGACCCCCGACAACATGAGTTCCTGGGACTTCTTCGACAAGCTGATCAGCGTCGCCAACGTGGTCGGCACGCCCGGCGCCGGCTTCGGCGCCAGCGGGGAAGGCTACTTCCGTCTGACCGCCTTCGGCACCCGGGAAAACACGGTCAAGGCGCTGGAGCGGATCCGGACGCGGATGTAG
- a CDS encoding methyl-accepting chemotaxis protein, with amino-acid sequence MRIKNKLTVSFLVLTAVCAGILGILAAVKSDDALTRAAVRDSEHITDSIESMVAIRRAALDDQLKSNMRKAQDELADLGELRLEPREEAQVGKYTLPALYAGSQRLTLDTAFVDHIQNIAGGVATVFLLQDKGLVRVSTNVLDKEGKRAVGTSIKEDSPVYQAIVHKQPFQGRAFVVTGWYISSYTPLLDKQGQIIGALFVGVKEQDPILEKAVSDIKIGQSGYASVMDSSGRFIIHPSLQGKIGNDLPFVQQMIQEKNGSLTYGYQGNTYLAIFRYFEPWDWYIVANVNNDDLRAQASRLIMALSLAGMVIAGITTAASFALANSLVKPIYRLKDVMAAASEGDLTVRADSTGTDEIGDLSRSFNTMNRANREIIEGMRAAVDRIQLSVQQVTRAMENANKGMAEISSGVEGVAVDAVHNAGALKEAGRGADEVANTAQVVAESAASANRNSAVVTEQAREVLHATKAVAETMEHLETSRQEIAGVVKGLVEATAGIARFVDIISGIAGQTNLLALNAAIESARAGEHGRGFAVVAEEVRKLAEQSATSAQEIVLVISAMEAKTRNAVAMSDHTGEQIIAAAGQVKAMVEKVQSIVAAIGRVNGGIEDMAAAAEEQSALSEEMTATIGDLAGSTETTAALARQMATGVQSQASTLAEVGETMAELDKMALDLFEKIERFHI; translated from the coding sequence ATGCGGATTAAAAACAAATTAACTGTCAGTTTCCTCGTCTTGACGGCGGTCTGCGCCGGCATTCTCGGCATCCTGGCGGCGGTCAAATCTGATGACGCCTTGACGCGGGCCGCTGTTCGAGACAGCGAACACATCACCGACTCGATCGAGAGCATGGTGGCCATCCGCCGAGCCGCCTTGGATGATCAGTTGAAGAGCAACATGCGAAAAGCCCAGGACGAATTGGCCGACTTGGGTGAACTCCGTCTCGAACCAAGAGAAGAGGCGCAAGTGGGCAAGTACACCCTTCCGGCGCTCTATGCCGGTAGCCAGCGGCTGACACTGGATACCGCTTTTGTGGACCATATCCAGAATATTGCGGGTGGTGTGGCGACCGTTTTTTTGCTGCAAGATAAGGGACTGGTGCGGGTGAGCACGAATGTCCTCGATAAAGAGGGCAAACGAGCCGTCGGCACCTCAATCAAAGAGGATTCTCCCGTGTACCAGGCGATTGTACATAAGCAGCCCTTTCAGGGACGCGCCTTCGTAGTGACCGGCTGGTATATCTCATCCTACACCCCCTTGCTCGACAAGCAGGGCCAGATCATCGGCGCGCTCTTCGTCGGCGTCAAGGAACAGGACCCCATCCTGGAGAAAGCGGTCTCCGATATCAAAATCGGGCAGTCGGGCTATGCCTCTGTCATGGATTCGAGCGGACGTTTTATCATCCACCCGTCTTTGCAGGGGAAAATCGGCAATGATCTGCCCTTTGTCCAGCAGATGATACAAGAAAAGAACGGATCGTTAACATACGGCTATCAAGGAAATACATATTTGGCCATCTTTCGTTACTTCGAACCTTGGGATTGGTATATCGTCGCCAACGTCAATAACGATGATTTGCGCGCCCAAGCATCCCGCCTGATCATGGCGCTGAGCCTGGCGGGGATGGTCATTGCAGGGATCACGACCGCGGCGTCGTTCGCACTGGCCAATTCGCTTGTCAAACCGATTTATCGCCTGAAGGATGTGATGGCGGCGGCGAGCGAGGGAGACTTGACCGTTCGCGCCGATAGCACAGGAACCGATGAGATCGGCGATCTCTCCCGGAGCTTCAACACCATGAACAGGGCCAACCGGGAGATAATCGAGGGGATGCGCGCTGCTGTGGACCGGATCCAATTATCAGTGCAACAGGTTACCCGCGCGATGGAGAACGCCAACAAGGGCATGGCGGAAATCTCCAGCGGCGTCGAGGGGGTTGCCGTGGACGCGGTGCATAACGCGGGCGCTTTAAAAGAGGCCGGCAGAGGCGCAGACGAGGTAGCGAATACGGCCCAAGTGGTGGCGGAATCGGCCGCATCGGCGAACCGGAACAGCGCCGTCGTCACGGAGCAGGCAAGAGAGGTCCTCCATGCGACAAAGGCCGTTGCAGAAACAATGGAGCATCTCGAAACAAGCCGCCAAGAGATTGCCGGCGTCGTCAAGGGCTTGGTGGAGGCGACAGCAGGCATTGCTCGATTTGTCGATATCATCAGCGGTATCGCCGGGCAGACGAACCTGCTGGCACTGAACGCGGCCATTGAGTCGGCCCGAGCAGGCGAGCATGGCCGAGGCTTCGCCGTTGTTGCCGAAGAGGTTCGCAAGTTGGCCGAGCAGTCAGCAACATCCGCCCAGGAAATCGTCCTCGTCATCTCTGCTATGGAAGCGAAAACCCGCAACGCCGTAGCGATGAGCGATCATACAGGGGAACAGATCATCGCTGCCGCCGGCCAGGTGAAGGCCATGGTGGAGAAGGTCCAGTCGATCGTTGCGGCGATTGGCCGTGTCAACGGCGGGATAGAGGATATGGCGGCAGCTGCGGAGGAACAATCGGCGCTGAGCGAAGAGATGACGGCGACGATCGGCGACTTGGCCGGTTCAACGGAGACGACAGCCGCGTTGGCCCGACAGATGGCGACAGGGGTGCAGAGCCAGGCGAGCACCCTGGCAGAAGTCGGGGAGACCATGGCGGAACTGGATAAGATGGCGCTCGACTTGTTTGAGAAGATCGAGCGGTTTCACATCTGA
- a CDS encoding alpha/beta hydrolase fold domain-containing protein, translating into MPSIQAHMFRFVLEHRHLLRFQHKRRAVFDFNTSIPDFREDCEKGARLFGKLPEGIDVTPVDINGIPAEWIQTSLGKRDKLIVYVHGGGYVSGSCSDHRAIVARIVKSSGVTALLFEYRLAPEHPYPAAIDDAVAVYRWLLGQGFSASDMMVAGESAGGGLALALLLALRDLGIALPAAAVAISPWTDLACTSASYRTKNAVSLAPLNSWTVFSKYYTGDMDPRLPWISPLYGELHDLPPLLINAMNSLTMPSLLRRRRGRPVSMSPCALGSAWCTAIPFCPPSSPKRGRPWTRSPPLFGSILSKEVCLRRRHKDDSRTQEYLS; encoded by the coding sequence ATGCCCAGCATCCAGGCCCATATGTTTCGTTTTGTATTGGAGCACCGCCATCTCTTGCGGTTTCAACACAAGCGGAGAGCCGTCTTTGACTTCAATACCTCCATTCCCGACTTTCGCGAAGACTGCGAAAAGGGCGCCCGGCTGTTCGGGAAACTTCCCGAGGGGATCGATGTAACGCCCGTCGACATCAACGGCATTCCGGCTGAGTGGATTCAAACCTCCCTTGGGAAGCGGGACAAGCTCATCGTCTATGTGCACGGCGGGGGATATGTATCAGGCTCTTGCAGCGATCACCGGGCGATTGTAGCGAGGATCGTCAAAAGCAGCGGCGTCACGGCGCTGCTCTTCGAGTACCGCCTAGCCCCCGAACACCCCTATCCGGCCGCCATCGACGATGCGGTGGCGGTCTATCGCTGGCTACTGGGCCAGGGTTTTTCCGCTTCCGATATGATGGTCGCCGGGGAATCGGCCGGCGGCGGCTTGGCCTTGGCGCTGCTGCTGGCCCTCCGGGATTTGGGGATCGCCCTTCCGGCAGCGGCGGTGGCTATCTCCCCCTGGACCGATCTGGCTTGCACCAGCGCATCCTACCGGACGAAGAACGCGGTGTCCCTGGCGCCGTTGAACTCTTGGACGGTCTTCAGCAAATACTACACCGGCGATATGGACCCGCGCCTGCCCTGGATCTCACCGCTCTATGGGGAGCTTCACGACCTTCCGCCCCTGTTGATCAATGCGATGAACTCTTTGACGATGCCCTCGCTTTTGCGCAGAAGGCGAGGGCGGCCGGTGTCGATGTCACCCTGCGCGTTGGGGAGCGCATGGTGCACTGCTATCCCTTTTTGCCCGCCTTCATCCCCGAAGCGCGGCAGGCCATGGACGAGATCACCGCCTTTATTCGGAAGCATCTTGTCCAAAGAAGTGTGCCTGCGACGAAGGCATAAGGATGATTCTCGAACACAAGAATATCTCTCTTAG
- a CDS encoding TetR/AcrR family transcriptional regulator, which translates to MTPNESTGPGRMERKKEEMKKKIIAVTLRLLKQQGYDATTMEQIAREVDIAKGTLYNYFPVKEAIIDEHIKRTFREKNAERMLRLRELPDTRARMTAIFHELIAGVLANKEFFEKYIVYRMRNMVSFQQDDSEKSGFFLVAMEIIQLGQKDGEIRADLPPYVLGDLLEFAFVEVVKQCYLEPEGFSVDQAITQCVDLFIKGAQA; encoded by the coding sequence TTGACCCCCAACGAGTCAACGGGACCGGGGCGGATGGAACGAAAAAAGGAAGAGATGAAAAAGAAAATCATCGCCGTCACCCTGCGACTGCTCAAGCAGCAGGGATATGACGCAACGACGATGGAGCAGATCGCCCGGGAGGTCGATATCGCCAAAGGCACCCTCTACAACTACTTTCCGGTCAAGGAAGCGATCATCGACGAACACATCAAGCGAACATTTCGAGAAAAAAACGCCGAGCGGATGCTGCGCTTGCGGGAGTTGCCCGACACGCGAGCCCGCATGACCGCCATCTTTCACGAATTGATCGCAGGCGTGCTGGCGAATAAGGAATTTTTCGAGAAGTACATCGTCTACCGGATGCGCAACATGGTCTCCTTCCAACAGGACGACAGCGAGAAAAGCGGCTTTTTCCTGGTGGCTATGGAGATCATTCAACTGGGACAGAAGGACGGGGAGATTCGAGCCGATCTGCCGCCTTACGTGCTGGGCGATCTCCTGGAGTTCGCCTTCGTGGAGGTGGTGAAACAGTGCTATCTCGAACCGGAGGGCTTTTCCGTTGATCAGGCGATCACCCAATGTGTGGACCTGTTCATCAAGGGAGCCCAAGCGTAG
- a CDS encoding transglutaminase-like domain-containing protein, producing MEDVSIEKVPSNLSLIPETSDVEAYLAVSDVIDWENPAVRETAERLSAGKDLRGLASKEDDEVEIIRAIYHFVRDEIAHSADIGGQVVTCKASEVLEHREGICYAKAHLLAALLRCVGIPTGFCYQRLLLDDEEMPWLIVHGLNAVYLKSAGRWIRLDARGNKAGVEAEFSLEGEKLAFPVRPELGESEDLVIYADPSEKAVQALQRYQTVEELLANLPTDV from the coding sequence TTGGAAGACGTTTCGATTGAGAAGGTGCCATCAAACTTGTCGTTAATCCCGGAAACTTCTGACGTAGAAGCATACCTCGCCGTATCTGACGTCATTGACTGGGAGAACCCAGCGGTCCGAGAAACAGCCGAACGGTTGTCGGCAGGTAAGGACCTTAGAGGGCTAGCCAGTAAAGAGGACGATGAAGTGGAAATCATCCGCGCCATCTATCACTTCGTCCGAGACGAGATCGCCCACTCAGCCGACATCGGCGGGCAGGTCGTCACCTGCAAGGCCTCAGAAGTGCTCGAACACCGAGAGGGGATCTGTTACGCCAAGGCCCATCTGCTGGCGGCGTTGCTCAGATGCGTCGGGATTCCAACGGGATTTTGTTACCAAAGGCTGCTCTTAGATGATGAGGAGATGCCCTGGCTGATCGTGCACGGGCTGAACGCCGTGTACCTCAAGAGCGCCGGGAGATGGATCCGCCTCGATGCCCGCGGAAACAAGGCCGGTGTGGAAGCCGAGTTCTCGCTGGAAGGGGAGAAGCTGGCCTTTCCTGTCCGTCCGGAGTTGGGTGAATCGGAGGATCTCGTCATCTATGCCGATCCGAGTGAAAAGGCGGTGCAAGCCCTGCAACGCTATCAGACGGTGGAGGAACTGCTGGCAAACCTTCCGACAGACGTATGA
- a CDS encoding GGDEF domain-containing protein, which yields MAMALLAIVFTCALSLFAPLCSPAAASSPEFPPALLQASPHRWQVIAAVIIVALQTLLIFALLSNQMQRRQAEADMLRMNAELEARVAERTRDLERANRELRFAKDAQEMLNGILRKMNEELDRNARTDMLTGLVNRRDMTEKMHVELDKYRQTGRGFSLVIGDIDHFKQINDGYGHNAGDMLLRAVAERLRQVVRPDDTVARWGGEEFLCLLPETELVGAMAVAERMRAAVADHEFCWSGCPVSISITFGVSSVGPADNIDDILHRADQALYRGKQSGRNRVFVAPLPESLEMAR from the coding sequence ATGGCGATGGCCCTTCTGGCGATCGTGTTTACTTGCGCCCTTAGCTTGTTTGCGCCCCTGTGTTCCCCTGCTGCAGCGTCGTCGCCGGAATTCCCGCCGGCGCTGCTGCAGGCGTCGCCCCATCGCTGGCAGGTCATCGCCGCCGTCATTATTGTGGCACTGCAAACCCTGCTGATTTTTGCCTTGTTGTCTAACCAGATGCAGCGAAGACAGGCGGAGGCCGACATGCTCCGAATGAACGCTGAGTTGGAAGCGAGAGTGGCCGAACGGACCCGCGATCTGGAACGGGCCAACCGGGAACTGCGCTTTGCCAAAGACGCCCAGGAGATGCTGAACGGCATTCTTCGCAAGATGAACGAAGAACTGGACCGCAATGCGCGGACAGATATGCTCACCGGCCTCGTCAACCGGCGCGATATGACCGAAAAGATGCATGTAGAACTGGACAAGTACCGCCAGACAGGCCGGGGTTTCTCCCTGGTCATCGGCGACATCGACCATTTTAAGCAGATCAACGACGGATACGGCCACAACGCCGGCGACATGTTGTTGCGCGCCGTGGCGGAACGACTCCGCCAAGTGGTGCGACCCGATGACACCGTCGCCCGGTGGGGCGGTGAGGAGTTTTTGTGCCTGTTGCCCGAGACGGAACTCGTAGGTGCGATGGCGGTGGCCGAACGCATGCGCGCCGCCGTGGCTGACCATGAATTTTGCTGGAGCGGGTGTCCCGTCTCCATAAGCATCACCTTTGGCGTCTCCTCCGTTGGCCCCGCTGACAACATCGATGATATCCTGCACAGGGCCGACCAGGCGCTGTACAGGGGGAAACAGAGCGGGCGCAACCGGGTGTTCGTCGCCCCGTTGCCGGAGTCACTGGAAATGGCGCGCTGA
- a CDS encoding nitroreductase family protein, whose amino-acid sequence MDLITVQPEKCVNCGICAKECPTFVLRMGQTGPEAVAPQSCIRCGHCVAVCPNEALDHAKTPLAGQAESGHLSRLSAAEAERFLRSRRSIRNYLNQPVPREELRKLVNVARFAPTAMNLQGLSYLIVDDQAILQEALEIVVRWLEADASLAQRAARYIQPSREEGKDAILRGAPALIMTTADSRHPRARENALFSLAYLELYAPALGLGTCWAGVFESCALSEDSPLLELFHIPKGKKITGAVMVGYPQYRYPRIVDRDRLDVTFFTREG is encoded by the coding sequence ATGGATTTGATTACGGTACAACCGGAAAAATGCGTGAACTGCGGCATATGCGCCAAAGAGTGTCCCACCTTCGTTCTCCGTATGGGACAGACGGGCCCGGAAGCCGTGGCGCCGCAATCGTGCATTCGCTGTGGTCACTGTGTGGCCGTCTGTCCGAACGAGGCCCTGGATCATGCCAAGACACCCCTCGCCGGACAGGCGGAAAGCGGCCATCTATCGAGACTCAGCGCGGCGGAGGCGGAGCGCTTTCTCCGGTCACGCCGTTCGATCCGCAATTATCTCAATCAGCCGGTGCCGCGAGAAGAGCTGCGCAAGCTGGTCAACGTTGCGCGTTTTGCGCCGACGGCCATGAATCTGCAAGGCCTGTCCTACCTGATTGTCGACGACCAGGCGATCCTGCAAGAGGCGCTGGAGATTGTCGTCAGATGGTTAGAAGCCGATGCGTCGCTGGCCCAACGGGCGGCACGTTATATCCAGCCCTCTCGGGAAGAAGGCAAGGACGCGATCCTGCGGGGCGCGCCGGCCCTCATCATGACCACTGCCGACAGCCGACACCCAAGAGCCCGGGAGAATGCGCTGTTTTCCCTGGCCTATCTGGAATTGTACGCGCCGGCGCTGGGGTTAGGGACCTGTTGGGCGGGCGTGTTCGAGTCCTGCGCCCTCAGCGAAGATTCTCCGCTGTTGGAATTGTTCCATATCCCGAAGGGCAAGAAGATCACCGGCGCGGTGATGGTCGGGTATCCGCAATATCGCTATCCAAGGATCGTGGATCGAGATCGGCTGGATGTTACCTTTTTTACGCGTGAGGGGTAG
- a CDS encoding NADH:flavin oxidoreductase: MKSLFNPTTLAGMPLKNRLIRSAMYDGLADERGHITDALVQTYENLAKGGVGAIITGLAYVSDREHPMPGQMGIYDDSFIDEYQQLTETVHRHDAKIILQIAYMGSQTSPAPGKVMWGPSAVEDLFYKTTPQEMSVEDIRLAQTAFADAALRAKEAGFDGVQLHGAHGYLLSKFLTPYYNRRTDGYGGGIESRARMVLETYQAIREKVGPAFPILIKINCDDFMDKGMTFSESRYVCNRLAELGIDAIEISGGSGSSRPSEGAVRTVTAEQESYFRTYASQVAQEIDVPVILVGGNRNVAALTDLLNQTAIEYIALCRPLIRENDLVNRWQNGDASSAKCISCNKCFGRGGIVCVFHRKETGLA, from the coding sequence ATGAAATCGTTGTTCAATCCAACGACACTGGCCGGAATGCCACTGAAAAATCGCTTGATCCGGTCGGCCATGTATGACGGTTTGGCCGATGAACGCGGCCACATCACCGACGCGCTCGTGCAGACATACGAGAATCTGGCGAAAGGCGGCGTCGGCGCCATCATCACCGGCCTTGCCTATGTAAGCGACCGGGAGCATCCGATGCCGGGACAGATGGGCATCTATGACGACTCCTTTATTGATGAATATCAACAACTCACGGAAACGGTCCACCGGCACGACGCGAAGATCATCCTCCAGATCGCGTACATGGGATCGCAAACTTCTCCTGCCCCTGGCAAGGTCATGTGGGGGCCGAGCGCCGTGGAAGATTTGTTCTATAAGACGACCCCGCAGGAAATGAGCGTCGAAGACATTCGACTCGCCCAAACCGCCTTTGCCGACGCGGCGCTCCGGGCGAAGGAGGCCGGTTTTGACGGTGTCCAACTCCACGGCGCCCATGGCTATCTGCTCAGCAAATTCCTGACGCCCTATTACAACCGCAGGACCGACGGCTATGGCGGCGGCATCGAGAGCCGGGCCAGGATGGTTCTGGAAACGTATCAGGCCATCCGGGAGAAGGTGGGCCCCGCGTTCCCGATTCTCATCAAAATCAACTGCGACGATTTTATGGACAAAGGGATGACCTTTTCGGAAAGCCGCTATGTATGCAACAGGCTGGCCGAATTAGGGATCGACGCCATTGAAATCAGCGGCGGCTCAGGCTCCTCACGTCCGAGTGAGGGGGCCGTGAGAACTGTCACGGCAGAACAAGAATCCTACTTCCGGACCTATGCGTCCCAAGTCGCCCAGGAAATCGACGTTCCCGTGATCCTGGTCGGGGGCAACCGAAATGTGGCCGCGCTGACCGATCTGCTCAATCAGACCGCCATCGAATACATAGCCCTTTGCCGGCCACTGATCCGGGAAAACGATCTGGTGAACCGTTGGCAGAATGGTGATGCAAGCAGCGCAAAGTGCATTTCTTGCAACAAATGTTTCGGACGCGGAGGAATCGTCTGTGTGTTTCATCGGAAAGAGACGGGGCTAGCGTGA
- a CDS encoding MarR family winged helix-turn-helix transcriptional regulator, with protein MTPIRHVYPHPPSLCNCMNVRRAARAVTHFYDEVLQPSGLTVAQMALLRNLDPLKPVTMSELAKSMRIDRTTVNRNLRPLADAGLISVNPGKDSRTRVITLTATGKEALGKAWALWEEAQASIREYMGEEELSKLTELLSKLEALAP; from the coding sequence GTGACGCCGATTCGACACGTCTATCCTCATCCTCCGAGCTTGTGTAACTGCATGAACGTCCGCCGGGCTGCGCGGGCCGTCACCCACTTCTATGATGAGGTGTTGCAGCCGAGCGGTCTTACGGTGGCCCAGATGGCGCTACTGCGAAATCTGGATCCGCTAAAACCGGTGACCATGAGCGAACTGGCCAAATCGATGCGGATTGACCGCACCACCGTGAACCGCAATCTGCGGCCCCTGGCGGATGCCGGACTCATCTCCGTCAACCCTGGCAAGGACTCGCGCACCCGGGTGATCACGCTCACCGCAACCGGGAAGGAGGCGCTCGGGAAGGCGTGGGCGCTATGGGAGGAGGCGCAAGCATCGATCAGAGAGTACATGGGGGAAGAGGAGCTTTCGAAGCTGACAGAACTGCTGTCAAAGTTAGAGGCCCTTGCCCCGTAA
- a CDS encoding LysR family transcriptional regulator, which produces MDALGIEAFLAIIQTRSLTKAAELLHLSQSTVSYRLQGLERELGATLIERRKGVPTISLTPFGESFVSLAERWKLLKREIALLQSTGPQVRLTIGAADSLNVYVLPPLYQIFSQQCPSVRLQICTQHTMESYESMERKEIDVAFVKMERVTPGIVVEPFYVDEMVVVRRRGEERTPADIVSPLELDDRHQIYFNWGPSYQMWHDRWWDANSPSCLQVDVAALIFSLMWDARQWAIVPRSIAKACAQKDVFVVQRLSDPPPPRVCYQLTPKTPDPVKASAIDRLNQFVRLIYHEAKFR; this is translated from the coding sequence ATGGACGCATTGGGCATCGAGGCATTCCTGGCGATTATCCAAACGCGAAGCCTGACCAAGGCAGCGGAGCTGCTTCATCTGTCACAATCGACGGTCAGTTATCGACTGCAGGGGTTAGAACGAGAATTGGGCGCAACGTTGATCGAGCGCAGGAAAGGCGTGCCGACGATCAGCTTGACCCCGTTTGGAGAAAGCTTTGTTTCCTTAGCCGAGCGGTGGAAACTGCTTAAAAGGGAAATTGCCCTGTTGCAGTCCACCGGCCCGCAGGTTCGCCTTACGATCGGCGCCGCGGACAGCTTGAATGTGTATGTGTTGCCACCGCTTTATCAGATCTTCAGTCAACAATGCCCCTCCGTTCGTTTGCAGATTTGTACGCAACATACGATGGAATCCTATGAAAGCATGGAGCGCAAAGAAATCGATGTGGCCTTTGTAAAGATGGAGCGGGTGACGCCCGGCATCGTCGTTGAGCCCTTTTATGTGGACGAGATGGTGGTCGTTCGGCGCCGAGGAGAAGAACGAACACCGGCGGATATTGTTTCACCGCTCGAATTAGACGACCGACATCAGATCTATTTCAACTGGGGGCCATCCTACCAGATGTGGCACGACCGGTGGTGGGATGCCAACAGCCCCTCTTGTCTCCAAGTCGACGTAGCCGCGCTGATCTTTTCGCTGATGTGGGATGCGCGCCAATGGGCGATTGTCCCCCGGTCGATCGCAAAGGCATGTGCCCAGAAGGATGTATTTGTCGTCCAGAGGCTTTCCGATCCGCCGCCGCCGAGGGTCTGTTATCAACTCACACCGAAAACCCCCGATCCTGTCAAAGCATCGGCCATCGATCGGCTGAACCAGTTTGTTCGTTTGATTTACCACGAAGCGAAATTTCGTTGA